The Burkholderia contaminans genome has a segment encoding these proteins:
- a CDS encoding DNA methyltransferase, protein MSYLYNGDCLVAMPKLAPESVDCIVTDPPYLVNFRDRSGRSIANDVNGDWLAPAFAEMFRVLKRDAVCISFYGWNKVDLFFDAWKAAGFRVAGHFVFTKSYASKAGLVKYQHESAYLLAKGRPVAPAAPIADVMPFPYSGNRHHPTEKPVAALRTLISAFTQPGDVVLDPFAGSGSTCVAARELGRRYIGIELDATYFAAAKARLTAPVAGAALAAA, encoded by the coding sequence GTGAGCTATTTGTACAACGGCGACTGCCTGGTCGCCATGCCCAAACTCGCCCCCGAATCCGTCGACTGTATCGTGACGGACCCGCCTTACCTCGTGAATTTCCGCGATCGGAGCGGTCGCTCGATCGCGAACGACGTGAACGGCGACTGGCTGGCGCCGGCGTTCGCCGAAATGTTCCGCGTCCTGAAACGCGATGCCGTGTGCATTTCGTTCTACGGCTGGAACAAGGTCGACCTGTTTTTCGACGCCTGGAAGGCCGCCGGCTTTCGCGTGGCCGGCCACTTCGTCTTCACGAAATCCTACGCGTCCAAGGCCGGCCTGGTGAAGTACCAACACGAATCCGCCTACCTGCTCGCCAAGGGGCGGCCCGTGGCGCCGGCGGCGCCGATCGCCGACGTCATGCCGTTTCCGTACAGCGGCAATCGCCACCATCCGACCGAAAAGCCGGTCGCCGCGCTGCGCACACTCATTTCCGCTTTTACGCAGCCCGGCGACGTCGTACTGGATCCGTTCGCCGGCTCCGGCTCGACGTGCGTTGCCGCCCGCGAGCTCGGGCGCCGGTATATCGGCATCGAACTGGACGCGACCTACTTTGCGGCCGCCAAGGCGCGCCTGACGGCGCCCGTCGCCGGCGCCGC